The genomic interval AGTACATAAACTAACCCTGACTCACCTGCCAGAGTAAACGAACCGATACAGGAAATGAATCCTGACAGAAAGCTGTTAAACGGAAAGCTTCCCACCACCAAACAATACAGGAACTGAAAAGCTCCTGTCAGTAACACGTACAGCAAATAAGCAtctattacttttattttattcggTGTTCCGGTTGCGTATTTTTCTACAAAATgcaacaaaaccgaaaacaccgAAACAGCCATTGTTATTTACGTCTTCAGGTAAAAAAGCGTCAGGTAAATGAcgggctgtgttccaaatcgCATCCCACACCCTATCCTCGCGCACTACTTAGGGAGTGACGTAATGGTTCTCAACGCTGTATGTAGTGCACTAGCTGCCCAAACCGTTCAGGACTCAGCTCAGCAATTCAGCCAATAACGTTTGAGCAAAGTGAATACGTAATTGTAAATGTGTTGCTATAAACGCGAACGATGCGGAAACGTTTGCCCGAATTATAGTTCCGGGGTATGTTGTTGAATTTctgaagaattaaaaaaaaaaacataaatattttgtttatcacACTGTAAtccatctgtttatttttatttatttagctgtttAATTAACGCGTTTAGTTCTGCGTTGGATAAACAACAATACAGGActgctgtttaaaatgacaacaGGAGTCAGCTGACTGTTAAATGTCCAGGTTATGTAACAAGAGCAGTGAAGTTACTACTGTAACGTGGAAACCTTTTGTTCCTAGAAGGATACAGACTAAGAAACttgtcttttattgtttttgttatgttcGTCAGCAACAACTTGTCCTTTAAGAGTCAGAATGCAAGACGAGAATGAATTAGAGTAAGTGACTGACCTgtagttgttattgttgttattgttattgttattattgttgttgttattggtgTTGTTATTGTATTTAGCCTTGTTAAATCAATAGgctacaaacatttttaaatgtgaacaGTATTGACTATTCTTGTACAATTTGCAGTCTGTTGTCTTTATTGGCATCTTTAGTGCTGAGTAATGCTGACCTCAGACTTGAAGCTGTTCTACAACACTTTAAGTCATGACCAGTAACAAGACATTAAAATATATCACTGTATTAAAACAAGACAGTGCTGTAGACCAGAGATTTAACAGCGAACAGAAgacaataatgttaaaaatacatttccttTAACAAGgagttttcatttaatttcattgcTTTCTGCGTAACAAGCTGCACTTGTTTACCCGAGTTCAATGATCTACTATCACgtctatataaattaaatattctgGATATGTAATTGCACTACATGACCCATTTGATGTAATATATAATTTCTTATCAAAAGAAAATAGTCATTTGTTACTTCTCTGCAAAAATGCAAATCTTTATatctgatattttattattttatcccaACAACAAagtcttttgctgttgtttggCTGTCATTGTATTTGATTGAACATGActaggtgatgtgtgtgtgtgtgtgtataagtaaaTCAAATGAAGGTGTGGTGTATGACTCAGGACGAGTGCATGCTTTTTTTGACTTACCTATTTATTTCTTCCTCCGCTCTTCCATTGTTCTTCCTATCTGTAGGCCAAACTCTGGAAACTGGTCCTGGTGGCCATCTTGGCGGCCAACATCTATGTCCTTGCTGAAAAGTGCAGAGGCTAAAATTCTTGCCTGTATGTGCAAGTAAATATTATCATTTGTGACATCAGTGattttgtattcttttaatataataggtgtatgtatatatattttttttacgtCAGTCCATCTCTCTTTATTAAGGTATCAAGAATGATTTGTGGTCTCGATTTGTCACGCTGCCAAATCAAAACAGAATATGGACCTTGATAGTAAACAAGAAGTCAGCACGCAAACCTCCAGACCAAGGTACAGATCTCATATATCATGCTTTAGATGTAATTCTTGTAGAAAGACAACAGACATCATCACCTTCCTGTTTATCCATCAGCATATTATTGATCAATCATCACAAATGACTGAGATGCTTTAAACTGTCTTCTTATGTTCAGTACTCCTTGGatatcacactttttttttttttattagcttctCAGATACCCATCGTGATGGTTCACGGCTTTGGAGGGGGTGTCGGCCTTTGGATCCAAAACCTGGACGCCCTAAGCCGCTCACGTTCTGTCTATGCCTTTGACCTGCTTGGTTTCGGGCGCAGCTCTCGTCCTGCCTTCCCCGATGATGCCACATTAGCTGAGGAGCAGTTTGTAAATTCCATAGAACAGTGGAGGCAGAGCCTGGGGTTGGAGCGCATGATCCTATTGGGCCACAGCCTAGGAGGTTACCTAGCAACATCATATTCCATCCAGTATCCGGAGAGGTACTAATATGAccattgtataatttttaagaacaaaaataatgcTTTGATTTTATCATGGATTTCTCATAGTCATTGTAGATTTACAATATTCATGacagaattaaataataataataataataaacaatacacCTTTTGAATCTTAAAGCTTGATTCTCTTGTTCCTTAGAGTCAGTCACCTCATTCTCGTGGATCCCTGGGGCTTCCCGGAGAAAACACAGCCTCTTCAAGAAGGCTCATCAGGTCAGGTTTCGGAGGTCAAAAGACCCGGACCGCCTCGCTGGGTGAAAGCAGTGGCATCTGTTTTGAGTTATTTCAACCCTCTGGCCATCATCAGATTAGCCGGACCATGGGGTGAGACACGGACACAATTACATACAAACTGAACCTCTGAAACTGATTAGATGTTTTTTAGTTTATGATGGTGACCTTTTCTGTTCAGGTCCAGGGCTGGTGAACAGATTCCGGCCTGATTTCAGAAGGAAGTTCGAAGATCTTTTTGATGATAACACTATTACTGACTATCTCTATCATTGTAACGCACAAACACCCAGGTACTGACACTGTGCTTTTCTCTTTTAATGTACACTATTCAAAAGCAAACATCATTTCCATTTGACTGAACTGAGTAACAGCTGGATGTACGAAACTTGGATGCACGAGATTCGATCATGTTAAATAATCAGTTTTTGTACAACCAGTAGCAAGAAGTGTTTTTTCAAATCCCTGAGCTGAGAATCAAGCCCACAATGCTGGTGTTTTGTAACAGACACAATACCACTGTATTACTCTACCATATGTAGTTTAATCACATAAATGTAATACTATAGTTATAATTCCCCTCAGTGCCCACAACTTCATAAGATTTTAGACTGTATTAGATTTACATTAATACTAGATGAATTACTCACATTCACATCATGTTTTGTTGCGaaacttaatattttttttaatcatacttACATAAAAATCTTTTCCTAAATCTGACTGACCACATAATCATTTTTTAGTGTAGTATCTTTAAGTGCAGTATAGTTTGAACAGTTGATAATTCAGATAAATTTTTCATAGCGGAAAGCTGCAAAAGCACCAACTTCCTGGAGTgcattaaattataaaataatgatttaataaaataaaaaatctggtAACTGTGAAAAAATCGTAAACAAATAATGATGAAATTTTCAGTTATACATGAAGATTCGCAAgggataaatatattttaacacgATAGCAACcatacagtttaaataaaatagattaaatCTAGTCAGtgtagtttaaatatttaaattcctGGACCGTGTTGAATTCtcgattgtgattggtcagaatgtctGAGGATAGCTGATACGTGCTAGATAAACCACACGTTTATGTTAGCGCTCGTTGTCAtgtgttattgtttctgtaaAAACAGCTCATTCGCAGTAAACAGTTAATGCTTAACTACAAAGATTTTTGatgagatatttatttatctgtttgggCTTTTCTGAAAGAGGCTGGTGAAGAAATggctgtttatagctactataacaTAAGTAAGACCAGGACCGAACTTGTTGCTGTTGGAATATTGCTGttatataagaggaataaaacatttagagaCATGCTTCTGGAAGACATTAAACTTTAGGGCAACTCTGCTCCACATCAGGCTGCATCACAGCACGCAGTCatgattatttacttatttgtcaATCACGTAAAGGTTCAGTTATCTGCTAGCTGCCATAATCAGGTAATAATTAGATTATTATCATACATGTAAATACACTTACTGACTGAGTGACTGGTAACGATGTCTAACTGGTTAATTGTTACTGTTTTAAACATAGTGTTCAGAGAGAAATTCAAAATTCTCAAAACTCTgcctttgtgtatgtgtcttctTCTCGTTCCATTTCTCTTGCACTTTCTCAGTGGTGAGGTGGGATTCAGAGCCATGTGCGGGTCACTTGGCTGGGCAAAGAAGCCAATGATACACAGAGTGAACCTGCTGCCATCCTCCATGCCAGTCACCATGGTGTATGGTGCTCTGTCCTGGGTGGACAGTTCCACCGGGAACCACGTCGCCCAGATCAGAGGCCAGAGTCCTACACGGGTGGTGGTGAGTCACACAAAACAGTCACTTCATTCAATCACGACTGACAGCTGAAATTTTACTCTAAACAGTTACTAATCCTACTACTATATTTAGAGATGTAGAGATAAAAGgttgatgttatttatttttttcctcacagttGATTGATGACGCCTCTCACCATGTGTATGCAGATCAGCCTGATGAGTTCAACCAAGTAGTGGAGAACATCTGCAAAACTGCTGTCTAAATGTTCCTACAATAGAATGAAGGACTCCATATTTGTGAGGCCTTCATGTTTTCCTACATACTACCTttcaattgtttttttcttttttaaacaatgtctTTTTTTAGACAGCACAACATTTCAACAGGTTTCAACAGACTTATTCATCTGTTATAGATGGATAGGTAATGTGTCAGTTAGTTGGTAAATTTATTGTTTGCAAATGaattgtttgtcatttttattaaacaaattagcatgtCCTTATTTTACAGCAATAAGTTCTAATTTAATCCTTTAATAGCTTTTAATGTTAAGATTACAAATCAGGATGCTGCCAAACATCTCTCGATTGTAACCTTACATAACTCAGCATAATACTTATAACATTCATACTTTCTGCTCAAGTCGTTGGTTTGACATTTGGAAAGTCTGGTAGCATAAACAGTGATACAAAAATGTAACCTAAAACTGTAGCTACATCATTTGTGATTTGTTAAATCAAATCTGCTCTAAATTTACATTAGAACGCTTTACAGTGAAGACAATCCCAGGTGCTGATTTAATGCAGAAGTCTGATTACGGATTGTGATTGTTGTTGTGCATCTATGTTTAACTTTGACAGTAAAATAGTTCCAGAAATTACtttctatttattatactgATTGTGCCATGCAATATTTATAAACCATTCGACAtagacattcatttattttagtctgTTGTACCCATAATTGtaatattgtattgtgttttataaCATGGAAATCGGAAAATAACAGTTTGTATATTTTACCCTTTTCGTTTGTGTTGCTATTAATTGTAGTACCTTGATTCTCCACAAGATGGCAGCAAGTAGCTCGGATGTTAAAATATTCCAATAGTATCTTGTCTTAATATTTTAACTCGAAGATAAGAAGTATTTTGTCACTTTTAGTTATccgtattttgtattttattaattagcATTGCATTATTtcatcacattttatttcttgtagCTAAACAGCTTTTTAGAAGTAGGCACTTTATTTCTTATCACTTTCCATCacttattattgattattataatattacaagATGCCTCGGAGTAGTTCACTAGATCCACTATTACACATtcttcattaaattaaataacactttttttcttaaacggatttatttataaaccctCTGTTCTAAAActgttagagaaaatgaatcgaaaccctctgaccaatcagaatcaagaattcaaacACACTGAAGTATAACTCagtttattaacaataaaatacaacatttgATTGGGGGAAAAGTGCATGTTGATAAAAAATGTCAGAGCTACATTAATTTGTTATCTATAATGATATAAGGaacgtttttttaaaaaaaaatatgcagatATTTAGTCTTAATGAATACAGATCACATTAATACTGGTTTTACGTAAACACTTTAATACAGATGGGAAACACTCAGTGATGTTAGAGAGATATAAATCTCTCTCGCgcgtgctatatatatatatatatatatatatatatatatatatatatatatatatatatatatatatataattagtcGAAACGTGTGTTAACTGTCATTAGTTTCTAagcatgcatttaaaaaatatataaactcttATGTTCTTCATAATAATCAAGCGAATAGAGGTCAGATCAGTAACGTGAAATGAATTCTAGATCCAGCAGCAGCACAGCCTCAGTACTACTAGTCTAACATGGCTCACTAAAACCTAAAGGgaagaaaataatacaaaactGATCTGATGAGTATTAATATTAGGCTCATGTTTCGATTGAATTCAGATCGGTTCTTCACAAGCAGTACATGTAATACTTGATTTATACTCACATGGACACTACAGTGTATGGTGTACAAAAGAGAGCGCCAGTGAGCTTTCTCACAGACGACAGTGAGCTTTCTCACTCGTGTACGGTGATGTCTGCGACGCCGTGCACCTGCGAAAGCTGTTTACAGTCCAGAGAAGCCACCAGCTTCCTCGTCCCAGCGACAGAGGGGATGAAGTGCTCCGTCACCGTCACCGTGGCATGCTTACTCACATCGCTGAGGAAAAGATCACTAatatgaactcacacacactcatcacatatAAAGAAACATGTATCATTACGTGCtattccttttttatattaaagatgtatatacacatataacatTCAGTGTAACATGTCCTTAACGTTGTAGCAATGattaaatatacactatatgaccaaaagtaaGTGCACACCTGACCTACAGTATGCCCATTCCAGTTTTTCACTAAATGTTGGActgtgactgtggggatttgtgattattcagctacaagatcatTGGTGATATCATTGGGCACTGATATTGAGATGGTGAGAAAGTCTGAAGTTCACTCAgtgttccagtttatcccaaagtcaggactctgtgtaggacactcaagttcttccactcaaTCCCTAACACACTATGTCTTTTGGGCTTCTTATATATTCCAAGTGAAGGAAATTACAGTATACagagacattctatacaatggTTTGAGGAGGAACCACTTATACAGTAGGTGTGAAGTGATAGTCAGGTATTTATACTTCAGGTCATGTAGTGTAGGAGTCTGAATCCAAAAACTCCAAAAATTCCTTTCATTTTAAGCTCTATtcacctgtgtgtgtaactgtccaATATTGTTAATAGCAGAGCTAAAGTTTagatattttagtttttttttttgtttaattagctAAATTAGACATCATTACTTAATAGTGAATCCTGAACTGAAAgccatatatacatacataatatataatgacTATGTAACATGCAATAACATGACAGAGAACAACGGAAGCAACAAACACTTTCGTTTCTTACCCCACTTTGATGGGATGGAGATTCCTAAGTCCGAGACCTTCAACGCGCAGTACTACATTGCGCAGCGAGCACGGTAACGGGTTGGTGAACGTCAGCTTGGCCGTGGCCTCCTTCCCTACGAAAGCCTCTCCGATAGGCTGTAGTACACAAAACTTAATGTTTATGAAATCCCCAAACACAACAGCTGACTAAATCGCAGAAGGTATTTTTTAGCAGTCAaaatcaggcttttttttttcttacctccACATGGATGTCTGGAGTGCGCAGCCTGAAGCTGGTCTGAGAAGCCAGCACCTGATTGGTTTCATTAACGCGACCTGAGAGAGTGAGCATCAGCGCTGCCTGGTCCACCAACTGGTCCTGATACTGATGATAGGGCAGCACCCAGTCTACAACTTTCTCTGGTGGTATAGAACAAATCTGCTTGATCAAAAGGTTCTCTTACAGCAGTCGTCAGTAttgatttagaaaaaaaatcatcacatgTTTGCATTAATGGCCTTGTTGTGTTATATaactgtttccatagtaacagctaaaTCACAGATCTAAGTGGATGTTTGTTTAACGTTATTGAAGGAGACTCCAGCGTAAGCGCTTTCCAATATAGGAAGTCTTTACTCTTTCCATCGTCTC from Tachysurus vachellii isolate PV-2020 chromosome 1, HZAU_Pvac_v1, whole genome shotgun sequence carries:
- the LOC132844921 gene encoding dolichyl-diphosphooligosaccharide--protein glycosyltransferase subunit dad1-like; the encoded protein is MAVSVFSVLLHFVEKYATGTPNKIKVIDAYLLYVLLTGAFQFLYCLVVGSFPFNSFLSGFISCIGSFTLAVCLRIQVNPENKEHFVFVSPERAFADFLFAHAILHLVVINYIG
- the abhd4 gene encoding (Lyso)-N-acylphosphatidylethanolamine lipase; this encodes MQDENELEPNSGNWSWWPSWRPTSMSLLKSAEAKILACIKNDLWSRFVTLPNQNRIWTLIVNKKSARKPPDQASQIPIVMVHGFGGGVGLWIQNLDALSRSRSVYAFDLLGFGRSSRPAFPDDATLAEEQFVNSIEQWRQSLGLERMILLGHSLGGYLATSYSIQYPERVSHLILVDPWGFPEKTQPLQEGSSGQVSEVKRPGPPRWVKAVASVLSYFNPLAIIRLAGPWGPGLVNRFRPDFRRKFEDLFDDNTITDYLYHCNAQTPSGEVGFRAMCGSLGWAKKPMIHRVNLLPSSMPVTMVYGALSWVDSSTGNHVAQIRGQSPTRVVLIDDASHHVYADQPDEFNQVVENICKTAV